The following coding sequences lie in one Thermosulfuriphilus ammonigenes genomic window:
- a CDS encoding S1C family serine protease, which yields MKTRGIVTVLVLFLISPLAWGFTAYEENTITIYKKARSGVVHIDCLKDPDRMGGKGPLRALGSGFFIDHEGHIVTNFHVIDAAFTINVIDWAGNRYQAQIVGTDPETDLAVLKVAPKGEITPLEFGDSDQLVIGQKVLAIGNPYGLDNTLTVGVISALNRSLPSPTLELSHNIIQTDAAINPGSSGGPLLNSRGEVIGINTAMLAQGAENIGFAIPANVAKRIIPQLITKGYAVRPWLGFTGIELSPRLANLFGLKVSRGVMVERVIPRSPAAKAGLRGGRRLIKFGTEEIILGGDVIVKLEGQPVSRILDIVEILTNKKPGDTVTFEVIRGGQRLKIAIKTGALPPGLKGRR from the coding sequence ATGAAGACAAGGGGCATTGTAACAGTACTGGTTCTGTTTTTGATCTCCCCCCTGGCCTGGGGATTTACCGCCTATGAAGAAAACACCATCACCATTTACAAAAAGGCACGCAGTGGAGTGGTTCATATCGACTGCCTCAAAGATCCAGATCGAATGGGGGGAAAGGGCCCCCTGAGGGCCCTGGGGTCAGGTTTTTTTATTGATCACGAAGGCCATATTGTCACCAACTTTCACGTCATTGACGCTGCCTTCACCATAAACGTCATTGATTGGGCTGGAAACCGCTATCAGGCCCAGATCGTCGGCACCGATCCGGAAACCGATCTGGCCGTCCTTAAGGTGGCCCCCAAGGGAGAGATAACCCCACTTGAATTCGGCGATTCTGACCAGCTGGTTATTGGTCAAAAGGTGCTGGCCATTGGGAACCCTTATGGTCTAGATAACACCTTGACGGTTGGAGTTATAAGTGCCCTTAATCGCTCCCTGCCGAGCCCCACCCTGGAACTCTCCCATAATATTATCCAGACCGATGCCGCCATAAACCCGGGCTCAAGTGGAGGGCCTCTTCTTAACTCCCGGGGCGAGGTCATCGGTATTAACACGGCTATGCTGGCCCAGGGAGCAGAGAATATCGGCTTTGCCATCCCGGCCAACGTGGCCAAAAGGATCATCCCTCAGCTCATCACCAAGGGCTATGCGGTAAGGCCCTGGTTGGGATTCACGGGAATTGAACTCTCCCCCAGGCTGGCCAATCTCTTCGGACTTAAGGTCTCCCGAGGGGTGATGGTCGAACGAGTGATCCCCAGATCTCCGGCGGCCAAGGCTGGTCTCCGGGGAGGACGAAGGCTGATCAAATTCGGCACCGAAGAGATCATCCTCGGGGGTGATGTTATTGTCAAACTGGAGGGTCAGCCGGTATCCCGGATCCTGGACATTGTGGAAATTCTGACCAACAAAAAACCGGGAGATACGGTCACCTTTGAGGTAATCCGGGGAGGCCAACGGCTTAAAATCGCCATAAAAACCGGGGCCCTTCCTCCAGGACTCAAGGGCAGACGGTAA
- a CDS encoding B12-binding domain-containing radical SAM protein has product MSLTRSEDRLIWLVNPWIYDFAAFDLWAKPLGLLCLATRLRRQGYRVRFIDLLDHRHPGLPRPVRRKSYGTGHYFRTPLPKPVQLADVPRSFARYGLPHHLAKEVLLAGAPPALVLVTGLMTYWYPGVWEIIRMIKGLYPQVPVVLGGVYPSLLPEHARGSGADMVLGGPAEEAVESLVIDYLGPPEGPGERIPPYPSFDLLPALDYVCLLTSRGCPFRCRYCASRLLFPGFERRAPEEVLEEINYWHRKFGVRDFAFYDDALLVDFDNHLGPILEGVCQQGLKVRFHTPNAFHIRLVTLEVARLMKRAGFVTLRMGFETVADGRHRALDNKVTAADLPRAVALLREAGFHPAQIGVYVLWGLPGQPLEEVRRSVEFVAACGASPYLAEYSPIPKTALWEEACAVARYRLDEDPLFHNNSLLPCLNPIDWEEVSELKRYVRKLRVYSSRGLG; this is encoded by the coding sequence ATGTCTCTAACAAGGTCTGAAGACCGGCTAATCTGGCTTGTAAACCCCTGGATATACGACTTTGCGGCCTTTGACCTCTGGGCCAAACCGTTGGGGCTCCTTTGTTTAGCCACCAGACTGAGACGCCAAGGCTACCGGGTAAGGTTCATCGATCTCCTGGACCACCGCCATCCAGGGCTTCCTCGACCGGTAAGACGCAAGTCCTACGGCACGGGGCACTACTTCCGCACCCCGCTGCCCAAACCTGTCCAGCTGGCCGATGTCCCGCGAAGCTTTGCCCGCTATGGCCTACCGCACCATCTGGCCAAAGAGGTCTTGCTGGCCGGAGCTCCTCCGGCTCTGGTGCTGGTAACCGGGCTTATGACTTACTGGTACCCCGGGGTCTGGGAGATCATCCGGATGATCAAAGGTCTGTATCCTCAGGTGCCGGTGGTCCTCGGAGGCGTCTATCCCAGCCTGCTTCCGGAACACGCCCGGGGTTCCGGAGCCGACATGGTCCTTGGCGGGCCGGCCGAAGAGGCAGTTGAGTCTCTGGTAATAGACTACCTGGGGCCACCTGAAGGCCCCGGCGAGAGGATTCCCCCCTACCCTTCTTTTGATCTTCTGCCCGCCTTAGACTACGTCTGTCTTCTTACCAGCCGGGGGTGCCCCTTTCGCTGCCGCTATTGCGCTTCCAGGCTTCTTTTCCCCGGCTTTGAGCGCCGCGCTCCAGAAGAGGTTCTCGAAGAGATTAACTACTGGCACCGGAAGTTTGGGGTCAGGGACTTTGCCTTCTACGATGATGCCCTTCTGGTGGATTTTGACAACCACCTGGGCCCCATTTTAGAAGGGGTTTGCCAACAGGGCTTAAAGGTTCGCTTCCATACCCCTAATGCCTTCCACATTCGTTTGGTCACCCTAGAGGTGGCTCGCCTCATGAAACGAGCCGGGTTTGTCACTTTGAGGATGGGTTTTGAAACCGTGGCCGATGGGAGGCACAGGGCCCTTGACAACAAGGTAACCGCGGCTGATCTTCCCCGAGCGGTGGCCCTTCTCAGGGAGGCCGGCTTTCACCCGGCTCAGATCGGGGTCTATGTGCTCTGGGGTCTGCCCGGACAACCCCTTGAGGAAGTCCGCCGATCTGTGGAGTTTGTCGCCGCATGTGGGGCCAGTCCCTATCTGGCCGAGTACTCTCCTATACCAAAAACGGCCCTCTGGGAGGAGGCCTGCGCCGTGGCCCGCTATCGTCTTGACGAAGACCCCCTCTTTCACAACAACAGCCTTCTCCCCTGCCTTAATCCCATAGACTGGGAGGAGGTCTCAGAGCTCAAAAGATACGTCCGGAAACTCAGGGTTTACAGCTCAAGGGGGCTGGGGTAA